One segment of Synergistota bacterium DNA contains the following:
- a CDS encoding EamA family transporter — MNWFFWAFLAMVCWGLGPIFAKLGLAKSDPFSALLARTLGVLITLGIWGAITSSLTSVKSLDARTWTLLIAEGIAASVIGHFAYFKALQAGKVSLVVPIVSSYPLVAVILSMLLLSERITLTRGIGMGLIILGVLLIKRG, encoded by the coding sequence ATGAACTGGTTTTTCTGGGCTTTCTTAGCGATGGTGTGCTGGGGATTGGGGCCTATCTTCGCCAAGCTGGGGTTAGCGAAAAGCGATCCTTTTAGCGCCCTTTTGGCTCGAACCTTAGGAGTTCTCATCACTCTTGGGATATGGGGAGCGATTACCTCATCCTTAACGAGCGTTAAAAGCTTAGATGCGAGAACATGGACTCTCCTAATAGCTGAGGGAATAGCAGCATCCGTTATAGGTCATTTCGCTTATTTTAAGGCACTGCAAGCCGGTAAGGTATCTCTCGTGGTCCCTATAGTTTCCTCATATCCATTAGTGGCAGTGATCCTCTCGATGCTTTTACTCAGTGAAAGGATTACCCTTACCCGAGGAATAGGAATGGGGCTGATAATACTTGGCGTGCTTTTAATAAAGAGAGGCTAA
- a CDS encoding VIT1/CCC1 transporter family protein, translating into MDRDLKSVVLDLQRSEITQYAVYMSIAQRLKGANKRILENIARDELKHYEKWKEYTGRDLKPSRWEIFKYILIEKVLGLTFVIKMMEKAEEKAEEHYERILDAIPSAKEVLEDEKRHERTLVKMIDENRLKYISSMILGVSDAIVELTGAIAGMTFAFRNSSIVGIAAMITGIAAALSMSVSEYLSQKSESKEGKSPLSAAFYTGIAYMLAVFFLVVPFFTFSIFIALAFSLLSALVIIAIFTFFVSVVKEKSFKGLFLEMSILSFSVAGLSFIIGIIARRFLGVDI; encoded by the coding sequence ATGGATAGGGATTTAAAAAGTGTAGTTCTCGATCTGCAGAGGAGCGAGATAACACAGTACGCGGTTTACATGAGCATAGCTCAAAGACTTAAAGGAGCTAACAAGAGGATCCTTGAGAACATAGCTCGCGATGAGCTGAAGCACTATGAGAAGTGGAAGGAATACACGGGGAGAGATCTTAAGCCGTCCCGCTGGGAGATATTCAAGTATATCCTGATAGAGAAGGTTTTAGGTTTGACCTTCGTTATTAAAATGATGGAAAAGGCGGAAGAGAAAGCAGAGGAACATTATGAGAGAATTCTCGATGCTATACCCAGTGCCAAAGAAGTGCTTGAGGATGAGAAAAGACACGAAAGAACGCTGGTGAAAATGATAGATGAAAACAGGCTTAAGTACATAAGCTCAATGATATTGGGAGTAAGTGACGCTATAGTTGAACTTACTGGTGCGATAGCGGGAATGACCTTTGCCTTTCGGAACTCGAGTATAGTGGGAATAGCTGCCATGATAACGGGAATAGCTGCTGCGCTTTCTATGTCCGTTTCGGAATATCTTTCGCAGAAATCCGAATCTAAAGAAGGTAAAAGTCCTCTTAGCGCTGCGTTTTATACTGGAATAGCTTATATGCTTGCGGTTTTCTTTCTCGTTGTTCCTTTCTTTACATTTAGCATATTTATCGCCTTAGCGTTTTCGCTTTTAAGTGCACTTGTGATAATAGCGATTTTTACCTTCTTCGTGTCTGTGGTCAAGGAAAAATCGTTTAAGGGGCTCTTTCTTGAAATGAGCATACTGAGCTTTTCCGTTGCAGGTCTTTCTTTTATAATAGGAATTATAGCTAGGAGATTCCTTGGAGTTGATATTTAG
- a CDS encoding SBBP repeat-containing protein has product MINLLLISVLLVLIHVATAFATPLKIPFIKNIGQLPQNISYYATTFSENAVYIMKNGEIVYSLPNGKFLIERFGNLPSSVICEPSSTRVSYFVGKDPRKWYRNIPTFKSITLKNTYPGVNLTLVAYDKKIEKIFTVLPGSSPNVISIEFKGTNKLKLDSKGNLCISKDVYFSKPIAYQILRGKRREIAISYRLISKNRYGFKVGNYNTNLPLYIDPVLTVRYLGGSKGDNTWTESFVLKTSSSGIYIAGYTISTGLPASDERPYNPLGRRYGFIAKLGPDLKSIEKSIYVGGSGDDRIRDLLITSSGEIYVTGDTNSVDFPNAVNHISQNFDAFVAKISPDLGGVEKSIYIGGYVDDIAYGIALSPSGDIYIAGESCSQNLPNASNHLHGVNYDGFVAEIDADLSQIKKSIFVGGTGSDSALDITIDSHGNIYITGGTNSNDFPNSINEYKGGEADVFIANLNLDLTEINKTIYIGGSGEDIARSIEISHDGNIYIAGRTSSHDFQGALNEYFGGDMDSFIAEISPDLSEVEKALYIGGSDYDEAHLLYQDESSQRILIGGETGSQDFEKTVNSYSGKGDGFIAIIAPDLSKIEKSLYFGGSDYDEVNGILAMADGTILISGTTSSSDIPKSLNSFQCGENKAFIATISSDLSEIRSSFYFGGYGWDEIYALKPSPSGEIYVAGKTDSLEFSSVAENALHNMEDAFIAKLSSDLKEVKAMIYIGGNSHDYALALSFSPSGDIYIAGHTTSNDLPNATGEFKGYSKGFVARVSPDLDDVKKTIYIGGSAYDDVISMDISNDGFIYVTGYTYSRDLPNASNELFGTQDAFVAKIPPDLSEIERSIYVGGSEADIGTDLKISSKGDIYICGQTLSNDLYKASNSNHGFWDAFVAKISSDLAEIKGTIYVGGSSIDSSLSIQIAENGNIYIAGTTYSEDLSGSLNEKSGEGDAFVAQLDDNLTKVEKSLYIGGEKNDIGTKLSVLPDGIYICGYSSSERIPGFVNENSGEIDSFLAKIDDTLNGIEMGSFFGGKNSDIARALYVKSDDDITVAGYTFSTDLPEAVNSNSGGEDAFVARISLEGGRKSGGGCSATRKPQKNLLFPIIYIFPLLLILLRCLDKRKIV; this is encoded by the coding sequence TTGATTAATTTATTACTTATCTCGGTGCTGCTTGTGTTAATCCACGTGGCGACGGCGTTTGCTACTCCCCTTAAGATACCTTTCATCAAAAATATCGGACAGCTTCCTCAAAACATCTCTTACTATGCCACGACTTTCTCCGAAAACGCGGTATATATCATGAAAAACGGGGAAATAGTCTATTCCCTGCCTAACGGAAAGTTCTTAATAGAACGCTTTGGTAACCTCCCAAGTAGTGTTATATGCGAACCATCTTCCACACGCGTCAGCTACTTCGTGGGAAAAGATCCGCGAAAATGGTATAGGAATATACCAACTTTCAAGAGTATCACTCTAAAAAACACCTATCCAGGAGTAAACCTGACTCTCGTAGCATATGATAAAAAGATCGAAAAGATCTTCACCGTTCTGCCAGGAAGTTCTCCAAACGTTATAAGCATTGAGTTTAAAGGAACTAATAAGCTGAAATTAGATTCAAAAGGAAATCTATGCATATCAAAAGATGTCTATTTCAGCAAGCCCATCGCTTATCAGATCTTAAGGGGAAAAAGAAGAGAAATAGCGATCTCTTACAGGCTTATATCGAAAAACCGTTATGGATTTAAAGTCGGAAATTATAATACGAATCTTCCGCTTTACATCGATCCTGTTCTAACGGTGAGATATCTGGGAGGAAGCAAAGGAGACAATACCTGGACGGAAAGCTTTGTCCTCAAGACGAGTTCTTCTGGAATATATATAGCAGGATATACCATATCAACTGGATTACCTGCTTCAGACGAGAGACCATATAACCCGCTTGGCAGAAGATACGGATTTATAGCCAAGCTAGGTCCGGATTTAAAGAGCATAGAGAAAAGTATATATGTGGGAGGTTCAGGCGATGATCGAATACGCGATTTACTGATAACTTCCTCGGGAGAGATATATGTCACGGGTGATACAAACTCCGTTGATTTTCCAAACGCTGTGAACCATATTTCCCAAAACTTCGATGCTTTCGTAGCCAAGATATCGCCAGACTTAGGCGGAGTGGAAAAGAGCATATACATCGGAGGGTATGTCGACGATATCGCGTATGGAATAGCTCTCTCACCCTCCGGAGATATCTATATAGCGGGAGAGTCATGCTCACAGAATCTACCAAACGCCTCAAATCACCTTCACGGAGTTAATTACGATGGATTTGTAGCTGAGATAGACGCTGACCTAAGTCAGATTAAAAAATCTATATTTGTGGGAGGAACAGGCAGTGATAGTGCCCTCGATATAACGATTGATTCGCATGGAAACATATATATAACCGGAGGAACTAATTCAAACGATTTTCCAAATTCGATAAACGAATACAAAGGAGGAGAAGCCGACGTTTTTATCGCCAATCTAAACCTCGACTTAACGGAAATAAATAAAACGATATATATCGGAGGAAGTGGAGAAGATATAGCCAGGAGCATTGAGATAAGCCATGATGGAAACATATACATAGCTGGAAGAACATCTTCTCACGATTTTCAAGGAGCTTTAAACGAATACTTCGGTGGAGACATGGATAGCTTCATAGCCGAGATATCCCCTGATCTTAGCGAAGTAGAAAAAGCACTTTACATAGGAGGAAGCGATTACGATGAAGCTCATCTTCTATACCAGGATGAAAGCTCTCAAAGGATACTAATTGGAGGGGAAACCGGATCTCAAGATTTTGAAAAGACGGTGAACTCATATTCAGGAAAAGGGGACGGATTCATTGCAATAATAGCACCAGATTTAAGTAAAATTGAAAAAAGCCTCTATTTCGGGGGAAGCGACTATGATGAGGTTAACGGCATTCTCGCTATGGCTGATGGAACGATACTCATATCTGGAACGACATCCTCAAGCGATATACCGAAGTCCTTAAACAGCTTTCAATGCGGGGAAAACAAAGCCTTTATTGCCACGATTTCCTCTGACCTAAGTGAGATAAGGAGCAGTTTCTATTTCGGAGGATATGGATGGGATGAAATTTACGCGCTAAAACCCTCGCCTTCCGGTGAAATATATGTCGCTGGGAAAACAGACTCTCTTGAGTTTAGCTCAGTGGCGGAAAACGCCCTTCACAACATGGAAGACGCCTTTATAGCAAAGCTTTCCTCCGATCTAAAAGAGGTTAAGGCAATGATATACATAGGAGGAAACAGCCACGACTACGCCTTAGCCCTATCATTCTCACCCTCGGGAGATATATACATAGCTGGGCACACTACTTCGAACGATCTTCCTAACGCGACCGGTGAGTTTAAGGGATACTCAAAGGGATTCGTAGCAAGGGTATCTCCGGATCTCGACGATGTGAAAAAGACAATATACATCGGAGGAAGCGCTTATGATGATGTGATCTCAATGGATATCTCCAACGATGGGTTCATATATGTAACCGGATACACATACTCAAGAGATCTCCCAAACGCATCAAATGAGCTGTTTGGAACCCAAGACGCTTTCGTAGCTAAAATTCCCCCTGATTTGAGCGAGATAGAACGAAGCATATATGTGGGAGGGAGCGAAGCAGACATAGGGACAGATCTTAAGATATCATCGAAGGGAGATATCTATATCTGCGGGCAAACGCTCTCTAACGATCTCTACAAAGCCTCTAACTCCAACCACGGTTTCTGGGATGCCTTCGTGGCTAAAATTTCTTCAGATCTCGCCGAGATAAAAGGAACCATATATGTTGGTGGAAGCAGTATAGATTCATCCCTCTCCATTCAGATCGCCGAAAATGGAAATATATATATAGCGGGAACGACCTACTCAGAAGACCTGTCAGGTAGCTTGAATGAAAAATCCGGTGAGGGAGATGCTTTTGTCGCACAGTTAGACGATAATTTAACGAAGGTTGAAAAGAGCCTATACATAGGCGGAGAAAAGAACGATATAGGAACGAAACTCTCGGTTCTCCCCGATGGAATTTATATATGCGGTTATAGCTCCTCCGAAAGGATACCCGGCTTTGTAAACGAAAACTCAGGAGAAATAGATAGTTTTCTGGCAAAGATAGACGACACCCTGAACGGAATTGAAATGGGATCATTTTTCGGGGGCAAGAATAGCGACATCGCACGAGCGCTTTATGTGAAATCCGACGACGACATAACGGTTGCAGGTTATACCTTTTCGACTGATCTTCCGGAAGCTGTAAACTCAAACTCGGGAGGAGAGGACGCATTCGTAGCGAGAATAAGCCTTGAGGGCGGAAGAAAATCGGGTGGAGGATGTTCTGCCACCAGAAAGCCCCAAAAGAATCTCTTATTCCCGATTATATACATCTTCCCGCTCTTATTGATTCTCTTAAGATGCCTTGACAAAAGAAAGATCGTATGA
- a CDS encoding ATP phosphoribosyltransferase regulatory subunit yields the protein MKLIKPKGCKDYLPSEAKRLREIEKKLSSLFESWGYEEVIPPSFEYYEFLTEGLGRDYKKSVYKLIDREGEILSLRPELTKPTGRIALTHLSREPYPIKVYYRGMVFSREEPMEFPQIGVEVFGDSSICADIEVLNIAIESMKAIGIERPIVDLNHANLINEILNSLTEDEEYRELLIASLASKNLVLYRELIAFMNIPEDQRRFLAKLPLIRGKREILERIHIPFDSPAIENALGELKEITENIEFEEVIIDLGMVRKFDYYTGIIFELSNPLEGKVFGGGGRYDRLFGIPAVGFALSLRTLPSPIEDGRIDLLIKITEIRRDLKEALRIAKAVRDRGFKVLVIPPNADEQLFLKRKRPNTFLKLEGEDIDESKLIDSLTDGKASKEDNRAF from the coding sequence ATGAAGCTGATTAAACCTAAAGGTTGTAAGGATTATCTTCCATCAGAAGCGAAAAGATTAAGAGAAATAGAGAAAAAGCTTTCCTCCCTCTTTGAAAGCTGGGGATATGAAGAAGTTATACCTCCAAGTTTTGAGTATTATGAGTTTCTCACCGAGGGATTAGGCAGAGATTACAAAAAAAGCGTCTACAAGCTAATAGATAGAGAGGGAGAAATTCTTTCCTTGAGACCTGAGCTTACTAAACCAACCGGAAGAATAGCCCTGACACATCTTTCAAGAGAGCCTTATCCCATAAAGGTATACTATAGAGGCATGGTTTTCTCACGGGAAGAGCCGATGGAATTTCCACAAATAGGCGTTGAGGTCTTCGGAGATTCCTCAATATGTGCAGACATAGAGGTTCTTAATATAGCGATAGAAAGCATGAAAGCCATAGGAATAGAAAGACCAATAGTAGATCTAAATCACGCTAACCTAATAAATGAAATATTAAACTCATTAACCGAAGATGAAGAATACAGAGAACTTCTGATAGCCTCTCTCGCTTCCAAAAATCTCGTGCTTTATAGAGAACTCATAGCGTTTATGAATATACCGGAGGATCAGAGAAGGTTTCTCGCTAAGCTTCCGCTAATTAGGGGAAAAAGAGAAATCTTAGAGAGGATCCATATACCCTTTGACTCACCAGCTATAGAAAATGCTCTTGGTGAGCTGAAGGAGATCACAGAAAATATAGAGTTTGAGGAAGTAATAATCGATCTGGGTATGGTAAGAAAATTCGACTATTATACCGGTATTATATTTGAGCTTAGTAATCCCCTTGAAGGAAAGGTATTTGGTGGAGGAGGAAGGTATGATAGGCTTTTCGGCATACCCGCGGTGGGCTTCGCTTTATCTCTTAGAACTCTCCCCTCTCCTATCGAGGACGGAAGGATTGATCTTCTAATAAAGATAACAGAGATAAGAAGAGATCTTAAAGAAGCGCTGAGAATAGCAAAAGCGGTAAGAGATAGAGGTTTTAAGGTATTAGTTATCCCTCCAAATGCCGATGAACAGCTCTTTCTGAAAAGAAAAAGACCTAACACCTTTTTAAAGCTGGAAGGGGAAGATATAGATGAAAGCAAACTTATCGATAGCCTTACCGACGGGAAGGCTTCTAAGGAAGATAATAGAGCTTTTTAA
- a CDS encoding ATP phosphoribosyltransferase, whose protein sequence is MKANLSIALPTGRLLRKIIELFNKMGMFNEPYERFSKSRKLIIELNGFKFILAKPFDIPVYVSRRAADLGIVGNDVIWERNEEVYEIADLGIGRCELVIASPRSSGLSFKKELLWGKRLGTKYPKIAEDFLSYQGIQMDIVKLYGSVELAPLVNLVDVILDLKETGRTLRENDLVIIKSVAQVSARLIVNPVCYKTRTDEILELASILEEGDRS, encoded by the coding sequence ATGAAAGCAAACTTATCGATAGCCTTACCGACGGGAAGGCTTCTAAGGAAGATAATAGAGCTTTTTAACAAGATGGGAATGTTTAACGAGCCTTATGAGAGATTTTCCAAAAGCAGAAAGCTCATCATAGAGCTGAACGGATTTAAGTTTATCCTAGCAAAGCCATTTGATATACCGGTTTATGTTTCAAGAAGGGCAGCCGACCTTGGAATAGTTGGAAACGACGTAATCTGGGAGAGGAACGAGGAAGTTTACGAAATAGCTGATCTCGGAATAGGAAGATGCGAACTCGTAATAGCCTCCCCCCGCTCAAGCGGATTATCTTTTAAAAAAGAGCTCCTTTGGGGGAAAAGACTCGGGACCAAGTATCCTAAAATAGCAGAAGACTTTTTGAGTTATCAGGGTATCCAAATGGATATCGTTAAGCTCTATGGTTCTGTGGAACTCGCACCCCTCGTAAATCTGGTAGATGTTATTCTCGATCTTAAGGAAACGGGACGGACATTAAGAGAAAATGACCTTGTGATCATAAAAAGCGTTGCGCAGGTGAGTGCGAGACTGATAGTGAATCCCGTCTGCTATAAAACGAGAACAGACGAGATTCTTGAATTAGCGTCGATTTTAGAGGAGGGTGATAGGTCTTGA
- the hisD gene encoding histidinol dehydrogenase → MKIIRGIEEALKFIEEIASAREPTHGEIEERVKELIEKVKLLGDKAILEDIEKFQGAKLSERDIMVSEKDINESAKLVPTEIKKAIKIAIERISKFHERQKPQSWVMEEENGNILGQKVVPIENVGIYVPGGRAPYPSSLLMAAVPAKIAGVKRIIVCTPPSSDGSVSPSILFSARELGISEIYRAGGATAIAAMALGTETIPKVDKIVGPGNIYVTSAKKLLMGEVGIDSLAGPSEICVLADEEANPSWVAADLISQAEHDPLSSSILITDSNKLAESVHCMIYHLIEDLPRREIVEEALGTYGGIVIVHNIEDGIKVVNAIAPEHLEIQVKDAFSILPKIKNAGTIFLGNYTSEVIGDYVGGPNHILPTSGTARFSSTLCVGDFTKVINFLSLSERGFEELSMPAVILAEAEKLQGHALSIKIRKESKGAKGEGPRWTGH, encoded by the coding sequence TTGAAAATCATAAGAGGGATCGAGGAAGCACTTAAGTTCATCGAGGAAATCGCCTCCGCGAGGGAACCTACCCATGGCGAGATAGAGGAAAGAGTAAAGGAGTTAATAGAGAAGGTTAAGCTCCTTGGAGACAAGGCTATTTTAGAAGACATAGAAAAGTTTCAAGGCGCTAAGCTGAGCGAGAGGGATATCATGGTAAGCGAAAAAGATATAAATGAATCAGCCAAGCTCGTTCCAACCGAGATAAAAAAAGCTATTAAGATAGCGATAGAAAGAATTTCCAAGTTTCACGAAAGGCAAAAGCCCCAATCCTGGGTGATGGAAGAGGAAAACGGAAACATCCTGGGACAAAAGGTCGTACCGATTGAAAACGTTGGTATCTACGTTCCGGGAGGAAGAGCTCCATATCCATCATCTCTGCTGATGGCCGCCGTTCCGGCCAAGATAGCCGGCGTCAAGAGGATTATAGTTTGCACACCTCCCTCATCTGACGGAAGCGTATCTCCTAGCATTCTCTTCTCCGCGAGAGAGCTCGGAATAAGTGAGATCTACAGAGCAGGAGGAGCCACGGCGATAGCGGCAATGGCACTTGGGACGGAAACTATCCCCAAGGTAGACAAAATAGTGGGACCCGGGAATATTTACGTAACTTCAGCGAAAAAGCTACTTATGGGAGAAGTAGGAATAGACTCCTTAGCCGGGCCGAGCGAGATATGCGTTCTCGCAGATGAGGAAGCAAATCCCTCATGGGTGGCAGCAGACTTAATCTCTCAGGCTGAGCATGATCCTCTATCCTCCTCAATTCTAATAACTGATTCAAACAAGCTTGCAGAAAGCGTGCACTGTATGATCTATCACTTAATAGAGGATCTTCCACGCAGGGAAATAGTAGAAGAGGCTTTGGGAACCTATGGGGGTATAGTAATCGTCCATAACATCGAAGATGGTATAAAGGTGGTAAACGCCATAGCACCTGAGCACCTCGAAATACAGGTCAAAGACGCTTTCTCGATACTGCCCAAGATTAAAAACGCGGGAACCATCTTTCTTGGAAATTACACTTCTGAAGTTATAGGAGACTACGTAGGAGGACCTAACCATATACTTCCTACTTCTGGAACTGCAAGATTCTCCTCTACACTATGCGTCGGGGATTTCACAAAGGTTATTAACTTTCTCTCCTTATCCGAAAGGGGTTTTGAGGAGCTATCGATGCCAGCTGTAATCCTCGCGGAAGCTGAGAAACTTCAAGGACATGCCTTATCCATAAAGATCAGGAAGGAAAGCAAAGGCGCAAAAGGGGAGGGACCACGATGGACGGGACACTGA